CCGCCGTGGTCGGCATGGTCTGGGCCCGGCGCGGCACGGCGGCGGAGACGGCGCTCCTGCTCTTCCTCGCCTCCTATGCACTCGCCATCGTCGCCTTCTTCGTCACCGCGCGTTACCGGGCGCCGCTGCTCCCGGTGCTCTCCGTCTTCGCCGCCAGCGGCGCGCTCTGGCTGGTCGAGGTCCTGTGGCGCCGCGCCTGGCGCCCAGCCGCGGTGGCGCTCGCCGTCGCCGCCGGGGTGGGGACGTTTTCCTCGCTGGATGGGTTGGGGGCGAGCGGCGTCGATACCGTGGAAGCGCAGTACCGGGTGGGGACCGCGTACCAGCAGAAGGGGGACTGCGAGCGGGCGCTGCAGTGCTACGCCGCGGTGCGGCGCTTGCAGCCGGATCACGCTTTGGCGGCGGCGCACGCGGCGCAATGCGAGCAGCGCGCCGGTCGTCTGCAGGCGGCGGTGGATCTCTACGAGGGGATCCTGCAGCAGCACCCGGATTACGTCGAGCCGATGGTGAACCTGGCGAATCTGGCTTGGGCACACCATGATTCGCTGAGCGCGGTGCACTACTTCGAACTCGCCGTGGCGACCGATCCCCTCTTCGCCCAGGCCCACGGCTACTACGGGCTCTTCCTCCTAGCGCAGGGTGCGGCGCCCGCGGCGGTGCGCTCTCTCTCCCGCGCCCTGGAACTGGATCCGAGCTGGGAGTCGTTGCGGCTGGAGCTGGCGCGGGCTTGCGTCGCCAGCGGGCAGAGTCAGCGCGCCTTGCGCGAGCTCGACACGGTGCTGGAGGTGATGCGCCCCACCGCGACCCTCGAGCTCGTGCGCGGCGAGGCGCTGCAGAATCTCGGTCGCCGGGAGGAAGCGCGTGCCGCCTGGGAGCGCGGCCGTAGGCTCGACCCGACGAATGCGGAGCTGCAACAGCGGCTCAGGCCCGGTCCTTGAGCGGCACGAAGTCGCGCGGCGCCGGGCCATGGTAGAGCTGCCGCGGCCGCACGATCTCGATCTCCGGATCCAGGAGCATCTCTTCCCACTGGGCCAGCCAACCCACGGTGCGCGGGATGGCGAAGAGCACCGGGAACATGGCGCTCGGGAAGCCCAGGGCGCGGTAGACGAGACCGGAGTAGAAATCCACGTTCGGGTAGAGCTTGCGGCGGACGAAGTACTCGTCTTGCAGGGCGATCTTCTCCAGCTCCAGCGCCACGTCCAGGAGCGGGTCGCGCCGGGTGGCGGCGCACACCTGCGGGGCCAGGGCCTGGATGATGCGGGCGCGCGGATCGTAGGAGCGATAGACGGGGTGACCGAAGCCCACCAGGCGCGACTCGCCGCTCTTCACCCGGCGGACGAAACCCGCCACTCGCTCCACCCGGCCGATCTCCAGGAACTGGCGCAGCACTGCCTCGTTGGCGCCGCCATGCCGCGGCCCGTAGAGGGCACCCATGGCGGCGGCCACGGCAGTGAAGGGATCAGCGTGCGCGCTGCCGACGGTGCGCATGGCGCTGGTGCTGCAGGTCTGCTCGTGGTCGGCGTGCAGGATGAAGAGCACCTCCAAGGCGCGCTCGAGGACTGGATCGGCGCGGTACTGGGTCTCGGTCATCTTGAACATCATGCTCAAGAAGTTCCCGGTGTAGGTGAGGTCGTTGTCCGGGTAGACGTAGGGAAGACCCATGGTGTGCCGGTAGCAGAAGGCAGCGATGGTGGAAACCTTGGCGATGAGGCGGAAAGCCTGGGAGCGCCGCGAGGCGGGATCGAGGATATCCCGAGCCCCGGGATAGAAGGTGGACAGGGCTCCCACGGTGGAGAGCAGCATGCCCATGGGGTGGGCGTCGTAACGGAAGCCAGCCATGAACTTCTTCACGTTCTCGTGCAGGATGGTGTGGGTGGTGATGTTCAGGCTCCACGCGGCCAGCTGCGCCGCCGTGGGCAGCGTTCCCTCCAGGAGCAGGTATGCCGTCTCCATGAAACTGGCCTGCGCCGCCAGTTGTTCGATCGGATAGCCGCGGTAGAGGAGCACGCCGCGCTCGCCGTCGATGGTGGTGATGCGGCTCTCGCAGGCGGCGGTGTTGACGAAGCCGGGATCGTAGCTCAGGAGGCCCAGGTCCTGGTCGTCGGTGCGGATCTGCCGCAAGTCGGCGGCGCGGATGCTGCGGTGCTGGATGGGGATCTCGTAGGTCCTGCCGGTGCGATTGTCGACGACGGTGAGCGTCTCCCGGGCCACGCGGTTCCTCCGGAGGCAAAGTTGGCGGCAGGATAGCGGCTCGCTCCGGCGGGGGCAATCGCCGCCGCCTCGAGGGTGAGGAAGCGTTGCAGGAGCGCGCGCACCCGCGTGTACCCTGCCCACACGAAATGCGCCGGCGTATCCCCCGGGCCGTGCAGGTGGCGAATGCCCCAGGCGCCAGGCTCGACGGTGAGCAACGTCAGCGCCGGCACACCGGCGCCGAGCAGCTCCCCGGCGTCGGTCCAGAGCGGCAGGGGCAGGTGACGCAGGCGGCTTCCGGCGGCACGCTCGAGCTGGCCGTGCACCGCCGCGCTGGCCGCTTCGATTCCGTGGCGGCGCAACTCGTAGCGGGACACCACGGCTTCGCTGCCGGCGCCGATGGCTTCGAGGTTGATGCAGGCGTCGATGCGCTCGGCGGCGAAGCGCGGTGCCAGCGCGGCGCTACCCTGGGCACCGTTCTCTTCGCCAGCGAACCAGACGCAGGTGAGTCGCGTGTGTTCGAGAGGCTGCCGTGCAGTGGCCGCGGCCAGCTCGACGAGGAGCGCACAGGCGGCGGCGTTGTCCACCGTGCCCCGGCTCGGTTGCCGCAGGCCGCCCAAGGCGAGCACTGCCGCCGCGGCGGCGAACGCCAAGGCCGTGAGCACTCCCAGCGGGCGCAAGGCGCGCCGCCGTCGCCGCAGCACCAGCAGTGCCGTGGCCGCCCCGCCGAGGGCGGCGCCGCCGAGAACGATGCCGCGCCCCACATGATCGAGGAGCTCGGTCTTGCTGTCGTAGTGCGCGCTGAGGAGAACGTGGCGGAGCGGCGCGCCACGCGGCTCGACTTGGGTGACGAGAACTGCTTCCGTGGTCGCCGGCAGGAGCCGATCCAGATCGCCCGCACCGGCCAGGAGCGCGGCGGCGAGGGCCAAGCCTGCCGCCGCCAGCCAGCGGCGCGAAGGTCGGAAGGCGGCGCGGCCGAGGAGGAAAGCGACGCAGAGGAGCGCCAGCGCGGCGGCGTCGGCGCGGGCAGGGTGGCAAGCGAAGGGAAGGGTCGCGGGTTCGAGCCCAGCAGCGCGCAGCGCCGTCTCGAGACCGGCCTGCGCCTGCTGCAAACCGGGCGTGCCGTTCTGGCGCGGGAAATCCAAGCGCGCCAGCAGCGACTCCGCCGCGGCAGTTTCGCTCGCGCTCTCGGCGCTCGTGATCGAGGTACTCATTCCGGGCTCCTGGAAACCGCGCTGCTTCTTTCTTCTAGCATTCCTGCCAGGACGACTCCACACTATGCAACCGTCCGAGGCATGCCTCTTGCTGCCTGGAGACGTCTCCACACTTCCTTGGGAGGACGGGCGATGGGACCCGGGGATTTCCTGCGCACACACTTCCGCGTCTACCGCCTGTGGATCCTCGAACGCGCGCTCGGCCCGGAGGCCGTGCCGGAGCCCACCGCGCCCGCCGGGGTCGAGATCCGCTTCCTCGATCGGCATGCGCGGCGCGATTGGATCTGCCAGCATGCGGGCAACGAGGCCGACTGGCCGCAGTTCCGCACCGCTCTCTTGCACGATCACGATCTCGTCGTGGCCATGCAGGGAG
The window above is part of the Candidatus Krumholzibacteriia bacterium genome. Proteins encoded here:
- a CDS encoding M20/M25/M40 family metallo-hydrolase, coding for MSTSITSAESASETAAAESLLARLDFPRQNGTPGLQQAQAGLETALRAAGLEPATLPFACHPARADAAALALLCVAFLLGRAAFRPSRRWLAAAGLALAAALLAGAGDLDRLLPATTEAVLVTQVEPRGAPLRHVLLSAHYDSKTELLDHVGRGIVLGGAALGGAATALLVLRRRRRALRPLGVLTALAFAAAAAVLALGGLRQPSRGTVDNAAACALLVELAAATARQPLEHTRLTCVWFAGEENGAQGSAALAPRFAAERIDACINLEAIGAGSEAVVSRYELRRHGIEAASAAVHGQLERAAGSRLRHLPLPLWTDAGELLGAGVPALTLLTVEPGAWGIRHLHGPGDTPAHFVWAGYTRVRALLQRFLTLEAAAIAPAGASRYPAANFASGGTAWPGRRSPSSTIAPAGPTRSPSSTAASAPPTCGRSAPTTRTWAS
- a CDS encoding citrate synthase, whose amino-acid sequence is MPIQHRSIRAADLRQIRTDDQDLGLLSYDPGFVNTAACESRITTIDGERGVLLYRGYPIEQLAAQASFMETAYLLLEGTLPTAAQLAAWSLNITTHTILHENVKKFMAGFRYDAHPMGMLLSTVGALSTFYPGARDILDPASRRSQAFRLIAKVSTIAAFCYRHTMGLPYVYPDNDLTYTGNFLSMMFKMTETQYRADPVLERALEVLFILHADHEQTCSTSAMRTVGSAHADPFTAVAAAMGALYGPRHGGANEAVLRQFLEIGRVERVAGFVRRVKSGESRLVGFGHPVYRSYDPRARIIQALAPQVCAATRRDPLLDVALELEKIALQDEYFVRRKLYPNVDFYSGLVYRALGFPSAMFPVLFAIPRTVGWLAQWEEMLLDPEIEIVRPRQLYHGPAPRDFVPLKDRA